A single region of the Vicia villosa cultivar HV-30 ecotype Madison, WI linkage group LG4, Vvil1.0, whole genome shotgun sequence genome encodes:
- the LOC131595470 gene encoding heavy metal-associated isoprenylated plant protein 33-like: protein MSKEEILKIQKCVLKVNIHCDGCKQKVKKILQKIDGVFTTEIDAEQGKVTVSGNVDPKVLIKKLTKSGKHAELWGAPKANNNNNQNNNVANQMKNMQIDNGKGGGNNNNGNKGPKGAGNNQNPPKGGGGGGGGGGGGGGGGGGGQNPQLQQLQQQQQLQQQLQHLQQLQQMKGFQDLKMPQFKDMNMKMPQGGNQNPNMKAVKFNLPEEDDLSDELDEFDDDEYTDEEFEDEMECHPLNKMKLPMGGNGNGNGNGVPPHMMMMGGGNHPQLMNAPKGGGGGGGGNHPQLMNAPKGGGGGGNGGGNGKKGGGGGGGPVPVQVHGMGGGNDGKGGKKGGGGGGGGGNNPNQGGGNKNNGGGKNGGGMPEGKNGNKNVGGGGGGGGNGGIPNNNGGKKVNVMGGEGGFQGMMNNGFPNMGGGVGHHPNVGPMGNNNMSGIPMGGGAMGNNMPMMNQMGGANNIPAVQGLPAAAPGGGGGYFPGGAGGGAGQEMMMGANPYQQQQYMAAMMNQQRAIPAGGGNDRFQPMMYARPPMAVNYMYPPPYSYPPPPQHPQDPYSNFFNDENTSSCSVM, encoded by the exons ATGAGTaaagaagagattttgaagatACAG AAATGTGTTCTCAAAGTGAACATTCACTGTGACGGTTGCAAGCAGAAAGTTAAGAAAATCTTGCAGAAGATTGATG GGGTTTTTACTACTGAGATAGATGCTGAGCAAGGGAAGGTGACCGTTTCTGGGAATGTGGACCCAAAAGTTCTCATCAAGAAGCTAACAAAATCAGGGAAACATGCAGAGCTTTGGGGTGCTCCAAAggcaaacaacaacaataaccagAACAATAACGTTGCAAACCAGATGAAGAACATGCAAATTGACAATGGGAAAGGTGGAGGAAACAACAATAACGGTAACAAGGGTCCAAAGGGTGCTGGAAATAACCAAAATCCACCGAAGGGTGGTGGTGGTGGCGGCGGTGGAGGTGGTGgcggaggtggtggtggtggtggtggacaGAATCCTCAACTACAACAACTTCAGCAGCAGCAACAGCTTCAACAGCAGTTGCAGCATCTGCAACAGCTTCAGCAGATGAAGGGGTTTCAAGATCTGAAAATGCCTCAATTCAAGGACATGAATATGAAGATGCCGCAAGGTGGTAATCAGAACCCGAATATGAAAGCTGTGAAGTTTAATTTGCCTGAAGAGGATGATTTGTCTGATGAGTTAGATGAGTTTGATGATGATGAGTATACTGATGAAGAGTTTGAAGATGAAATGGAATGTCATCCTTTGAATAAGATGAAGCTTCCAATGGGTGGTAACGGTAATGGTAATGGTAATGGTGTTCCGcctcatatgatgatgatgggtGGTGGAAATCATCCACAGCTTATGAATGCTCCAAAGGGTGGTGGCGGCGGTGGTGGAGGAAATCATCCACAGCTTATGAATGCTCCGAAGGGTGGTGGCGGTGGTGGAAATGGTGGAGGTAATGGGAAGAAAGGTGGCGGCGGAGGTGGTGGACCTGTGCCTGTTCAAGTTCATGGCATGGGTGGTGGAAATGATGGTAAAGGTGGAAAGAAAGGTGGTGGTGGCGGCGGCGGTGGAGGAAATAATCCAAATCAAGGTGGAGGTAACAAAAACAATGGTGGTGGTAAAAATGGAGGTGGAATGCCAGAGGGTAAAAATGGAAACAAGAATGTTGGTGGAGGCGGAGGTGGTGGTGGTAATGGTGGAATTCCAAATAATAATGGGGGCAAAAAGGTAAATGTAATGGGAGGAGAAGGTGGTTTTCAAGGTATGATGAATAATGGATTTCCTAACATGGGTGGTGGTGTTGGTCATCATCCCAATGTGGGCCCCATGGGCAACAACAACATGAGTGGTATTCCAATGGGAGGTGGAGCAATGGGAAACAACATGCCAATGATGAACCAAATGGGAGGAGCTAATAACATTCCAGCTGTTCAAGGCCTACCTGCCGCCGCTCCCGGCGGTGGAGGAGGATATTTCCCAGGTGGCGCCGGTGGTGGTGCTGGTCAGGAAATGATGATGGGTGCAAATCCTTACCAACAACAGCAATACATGGCTGCAATGATGAATCAACAAAGGGCTATACCTGCCGGCGGAGGAAACGACCGGTTTCAACCGATGATGTATGCCCGGCCACCAATGGCGGTTAATTACATGTATCCACCACCGTATAGCTACCCTCCACCACCGCAACATCCTCAAGATCCATATTCCAATTTCTTCAACGACGAAAATACTTCAAGCTGCAGTGTTATGTGA